In the genome of Bacillus sp. S3, one region contains:
- a CDS encoding pyruvate, water dikinase regulatory protein: MSLPIIYVVSDSVGETAELVTKAAISQFNGSGMTLKRFPYVEDQEHIDEVLSLVAHDNAMVAYTLVKPEMRTYLKEQAEVEGIIAVDLIGPIMDQIQIFSGKTPLCEPGLVRKLDEDYFKKVEAIEFAVKYDDGRDPRGLLKADIVLIGVSRTSKTPLSQYLAHKRFKVANVPLVPEVDPPEELYKVPIEKCFGLKISPEKLNNIRRERLISLGLNDQASYANIDRIKEELTFFENIVKKINCPVIDVTNKAVEETANVIINYFQKGRL, from the coding sequence ATGAGTTTGCCAATCATATATGTTGTATCTGATTCGGTTGGGGAGACTGCCGAATTAGTTACAAAAGCGGCAATTAGCCAGTTTAACGGGTCTGGAATGACCTTAAAAAGATTTCCTTATGTGGAGGATCAGGAACATATCGATGAAGTGTTATCTCTTGTAGCCCATGACAATGCCATGGTCGCCTACACACTTGTCAAACCCGAAATGCGTACATATTTGAAGGAACAAGCAGAAGTGGAAGGGATTATTGCTGTGGACTTAATCGGTCCAATCATGGACCAAATTCAGATTTTTAGCGGAAAAACTCCACTTTGCGAACCTGGCCTTGTAAGGAAGCTTGATGAGGATTATTTTAAAAAGGTAGAAGCCATTGAATTTGCTGTAAAATATGATGATGGCCGAGATCCGCGGGGACTTTTAAAGGCGGATATTGTATTAATTGGGGTGTCAAGGACTTCAAAGACGCCTTTATCACAGTATTTGGCACATAAACGATTTAAGGTAGCAAATGTCCCTCTCGTACCTGAGGTAGACCCCCCTGAAGAACTTTATAAAGTTCCAATCGAAAAATGCTTTGGTTTAAAAATAAGTCCGGAGAAATTAAACAATATTAGACGGGAACGATTGATTTCTTTAGGACTAAATGATCAAGCAAGTTATGCAAATATAGATAGGATTAAAGAAGAGTTAACTTTTTTTGAAAATATTGTTAAGAAAATAAATTGTCCAGTAATCGATGTTACCAATAAGGCAGTCGAAGAAACAGCAAATGTTATTATAAATTATTTTCAAAAAGGCAGACTTTAA
- a CDS encoding helix-turn-helix transcriptional regulator, whose protein sequence is MRTIELTKRQEHILQIVKENGPITGEQIADQLSLTRATLRPDLAILTMAGFLDARPRVGYFYTGKSGAQLLTENLQKIYVKDYQSIPVVVNENVSVYDAICTMFLEDVGTLFVVDQSSNLVGVLSRKDLLRASIGKQELTSIPVHIIMTRMPNITMCERDDLLIDIAKKLIEKQIDALPIVKKSENGYEVIGRVTKTNITKAFVSLGDE, encoded by the coding sequence GTGAGGACAATCGAACTAACTAAACGCCAGGAACATATATTGCAAATAGTGAAAGAAAATGGTCCCATTACAGGAGAGCAAATTGCTGATCAATTAAGCCTGACAAGGGCGACACTAAGGCCGGACCTTGCTATTTTAACGATGGCCGGTTTTTTGGATGCCAGGCCGCGTGTCGGATACTTTTATACAGGGAAATCAGGAGCGCAGTTATTGACGGAAAATTTGCAGAAAATCTATGTAAAGGATTATCAATCCATTCCGGTGGTCGTGAATGAAAACGTTTCTGTTTACGATGCTATTTGTACAATGTTTCTTGAAGATGTGGGAACATTATTTGTAGTTGACCAAAGCTCAAATCTTGTTGGGGTTCTTTCCAGAAAGGACTTGCTCCGTGCAAGTATTGGCAAGCAGGAGCTTACAAGCATACCTGTCCATATCATTATGACAAGGATGCCGAACATAACGATGTGTGAGCGGGATGATTTATTAATTGATATTGCTAAGAAGTTAATTGAAAAACAAATAGATGCCTTGCCAATTGTGAAAAAATCAGAAAATGGCTACGAGGTTATTGGCAGAGTGACGAAAACAAACATCACAAAGGCCTTTGTTTCGTTAGGTGATGAGTAA
- a CDS encoding glycine--tRNA ligase, with amino-acid sequence MNVTMEQIVSHAKHRGFIFPGSEIYGGLANTWDYGPLGVEFKNNIKAAWWKKFVQESPYNVGLDASILMNPRTWEASGHIGNFNDPMIDCKNCKARHRADKLIENALDEKGIELVVDGLPFEKMEELIKEHNIACPDCGSHEFTGIRQFNLMFKTFQGVTESSTNEIFLRPETAQGIFVNFKNVQRTMRKKLPFGIAQIGKSFRNEITPGNFTFRTREFEQMELEFFCKPGEELKWYDYWKSFAESWLLSLGLTKENLRLRDHSEDELSHYSNATTDFEFKFPFGWGELWGVASRTDYDLKQHMEHSGEDFHYLDPETNEKYVPFCIEPSLGADRVTLAFLIDAYNEEQLEDGTTRTVMHFHPALAPFKAAVLPLSKKLSDEAREVFATLSKHFAVDYDEAGSIGKRYRRHDEIGTPFCITYDFDSKEDNMVTVRDRDTMEQNRIPIAELVNFLQEKMVF; translated from the coding sequence ATGAATGTAACAATGGAGCAAATTGTTTCACATGCAAAGCACAGAGGTTTTATTTTTCCTGGATCAGAGATATATGGAGGACTTGCGAACACGTGGGATTACGGTCCGTTAGGTGTTGAATTTAAAAATAATATTAAGGCTGCGTGGTGGAAGAAATTCGTACAGGAATCCCCTTACAATGTCGGATTAGATGCAAGCATCCTAATGAACCCGCGCACTTGGGAAGCTTCCGGGCATATCGGTAACTTTAATGACCCGATGATCGACTGTAAAAATTGTAAAGCGCGCCATCGTGCGGATAAATTAATTGAAAATGCACTTGATGAAAAGGGAATCGAATTGGTTGTTGACGGACTCCCATTTGAAAAAATGGAAGAGCTTATTAAAGAACATAATATTGCATGTCCCGACTGTGGCAGCCATGAGTTTACAGGAATTCGTCAATTTAATTTGATGTTTAAAACCTTCCAGGGGGTAACTGAATCAAGTACGAACGAAATTTTCCTTCGTCCGGAAACAGCGCAAGGTATTTTCGTTAACTTTAAAAATGTGCAGCGAACCATGAGGAAAAAGCTCCCGTTTGGTATTGCGCAAATCGGTAAAAGTTTCCGTAATGAAATCACCCCTGGTAATTTTACATTCCGTACAAGAGAATTCGAACAAATGGAACTTGAGTTCTTCTGTAAACCAGGTGAGGAACTAAAATGGTATGACTACTGGAAGAGTTTTGCTGAAAGTTGGCTATTGTCACTAGGTCTTACAAAAGAAAATCTACGGCTGCGTGATCACTCTGAAGATGAACTTTCTCACTATAGTAATGCAACAACTGATTTTGAATTTAAGTTTCCGTTTGGCTGGGGTGAATTATGGGGTGTTGCTTCAAGAACCGATTATGATTTGAAACAGCATATGGAACACTCTGGAGAGGATTTCCATTATCTTGATCCTGAAACCAATGAAAAGTATGTCCCATTTTGCATTGAACCATCGCTTGGTGCCGACCGGGTTACACTGGCGTTCTTGATTGATGCTTATAACGAAGAGCAGCTTGAAGACGGGACGACAAGAACGGTGATGCATTTTCACCCGGCTTTAGCACCGTTTAAAGCAGCCGTCCTGCCATTATCGAAAAAGCTGTCTGATGAAGCAAGAGAGGTGTTTGCTACGTTATCCAAACACTTTGCAGTTGATTATGATGAAGCTGGTTCAATCGGTAAACGATACCGCCGCCATGACGAAATTGGTACGCCGTTCTGTATTACTTATGACTTTGATTCTAAAGAAGACAACATGGTTACCGTTCGCGACCGGGACACGATGGAACAAAACCGCATCCCGATTGCCGAGTTAGTAAACTTCCTGCAAGAAAAAATGGTGTTTTAA
- the recO gene encoding DNA repair protein RecO — protein sequence MLQKCEGIVIRVNDYGETNKIVTLYTREWGKIGIMARGAKKPNSRLSSITQLFTHGYFLVQKGTGLGSLQQGEMITSMRSIGEDIFLTAYASYIVELTDKCTDEKKPNPFHFELLYQTLNYMNEGYDPDILMHIYEMKMLNVMGLYPILNQCSVCGSTDGHFSFSIREGGFICHRCLNQDPYHFKLSPATVKLLRLFYYFDLSRLGEISVKEKTKAELKKVITAYYEEYSGLHFKTKKFLNSMDQFRNLF from the coding sequence ATGCTTCAGAAATGTGAAGGCATTGTCATTAGAGTAAATGATTATGGTGAAACCAATAAAATTGTAACCTTATATACAAGGGAATGGGGAAAGATCGGCATTATGGCACGAGGAGCTAAAAAGCCCAACAGCCGTCTTTCTTCCATTACCCAGCTTTTTACACATGGATATTTTCTAGTACAAAAAGGTACCGGTTTAGGGAGCTTGCAGCAGGGAGAAATGATTACCTCGATGCGTTCAATTGGCGAAGACATCTTTTTAACTGCCTATGCCAGTTATATTGTTGAATTAACCGATAAATGTACAGATGAAAAAAAACCAAACCCGTTTCATTTTGAATTATTATATCAGACATTAAATTACATGAATGAAGGCTATGATCCGGATATTCTGATGCATATTTATGAAATGAAAATGTTAAATGTCATGGGATTATATCCAATCTTAAATCAATGTTCCGTTTGCGGCAGTACAGACGGACATTTTTCTTTTTCTATTCGCGAAGGCGGATTTATCTGCCACCGGTGCTTGAACCAAGATCCGTACCATTTTAAATTATCACCAGCTACAGTGAAATTATTACGATTATTTTATTATTTTGATCTTTCAAGGTTAGGCGAAATTTCTGTCAAAGAGAAAACGAAAGCAGAACTTAAAAAAGTCATAACCGCCTACTATGAAGAATATTCAGGACTTCATTTTAAAACAAAGAAATTTCTTAATTCCATGGATCAATTTCGTAATCTCTTTTAA
- a CDS encoding YqzL family protein: MMDFTWKVFLQTGNIDTYLLFKELEKENQEIPGNQNEGLAQIDFPVS; this comes from the coding sequence ATGATGGATTTTACGTGGAAAGTATTCCTCCAGACAGGTAATATTGACACATATCTTCTCTTCAAAGAGCTTGAGAAGGAAAACCAAGAAATACCCGGAAATCAGAATGAAGGTCTAGCACAAATCGATTTTCCCGTTTCATAA
- the era gene encoding GTPase Era encodes MLNNGDENGYKSGFISIIGRPNVGKSTFLNRVIGQKIAIMSDKPQTTRNKIQGVLSLPDAQMIFIDTPGIHKPKHKLGDFMMKVAQNTLKEVDLILFMVNAEEGFGRGEEFILEKFQTINTPIFLVINKIDQIHPDKLLPIIESYKEKYSFKEIVPISALEGNNVERLLDQIKSFLPEGPQYYPADQVTDHPERFIITELIREKALHLTREEIPHSLAVVLDKMERREGKDIIHVMATVIVERDSQKGIIIGKQGSMLKEIGKRARSDIENLLGSKVFLELWVKVQKDWRNKMSQLRDYGFNEDEY; translated from the coding sequence ATGTTGAATAATGGGGATGAAAACGGATACAAATCAGGTTTTATTTCGATTATTGGCCGTCCGAATGTGGGGAAATCCACTTTCCTCAATCGAGTAATTGGTCAGAAGATTGCCATTATGAGTGATAAACCGCAAACCACTCGAAATAAAATTCAAGGTGTACTATCCCTGCCTGACGCTCAAATGATTTTTATTGATACGCCAGGGATCCATAAACCAAAACATAAATTAGGCGATTTTATGATGAAGGTTGCACAAAATACACTTAAAGAAGTTGATTTGATCCTATTTATGGTAAATGCCGAAGAAGGATTTGGACGTGGGGAAGAATTTATTCTTGAAAAATTTCAAACAATAAACACCCCTATCTTTCTCGTTATTAACAAAATTGATCAGATCCATCCTGATAAATTATTGCCAATTATTGAATCATATAAAGAAAAATATTCATTTAAAGAAATTGTGCCAATATCTGCACTTGAAGGGAATAATGTCGAACGTTTATTAGACCAAATTAAATCCTTCCTACCTGAGGGACCGCAATATTATCCTGCTGATCAGGTTACCGATCACCCGGAACGGTTTATCATTACGGAACTGATTAGAGAAAAAGCCCTGCATTTAACAAGAGAAGAAATTCCACACTCGTTGGCAGTTGTGCTGGATAAAATGGAAAGGCGAGAGGGCAAGGATATTATTCATGTCATGGCAACAGTGATTGTGGAGCGAGATTCACAAAAGGGAATTATTATTGGAAAACAAGGAAGTATGCTGAAAGAAATTGGAAAGCGGGCACGAAGTGATATTGAGAATCTTCTTGGCTCAAAAGTATTTTTAGAGCTTTGGGTAAAAGTCCAGAAAGATTGGCGTAATAAGATGTCCCAGCTTCGTGATTATGGCTTTAATGAAGATGAATATTAA
- a CDS encoding cytidine deaminase, translating into MNIEQLIEEAKKARDKAYVPYSKFGVGAALLTTDGKIYHGCNIENAAYSMCNCAERTALFKAYSEGDRDFHMLAVVADTERPCSPCGACRQVISELCPRDMKVVLTNLKGDIQEITVENLLPGAFSPEDLHVE; encoded by the coding sequence GTGAATATCGAACAATTAATTGAAGAAGCAAAAAAGGCAAGAGATAAAGCTTATGTGCCTTATTCCAAGTTTGGTGTAGGAGCAGCATTGCTTACAACAGATGGAAAAATATATCATGGCTGTAATATTGAGAATGCCGCTTACAGTATGTGCAACTGTGCAGAACGAACAGCCCTTTTTAAAGCCTACTCAGAAGGTGATAGGGATTTTCACATGTTAGCCGTTGTTGCCGATACAGAGCGTCCATGTTCCCCTTGTGGTGCATGCCGACAAGTTATTTCTGAGTTATGCCCGAGAGATATGAAGGTTGTCTTAACAAACCTAAAAGGGGATATTCAAGAAATTACAGTAGAAAATCTATTGCCTGGTGCCTTTTCGCCGGAGGATCTACATGTTGAATAA
- a CDS encoding diacylglycerol kinase family protein — MTMDSKDKSFPFMKSFMFALSGIMTALRMERNMRIHFMSSFIVLVVSFYFSITKMEWLFILFAIGGMFALELLNSAVERVVDLVTAEYHPLAKQAKDLAAGAVLVYAALSAVIGMIIFLPYVVRLL; from the coding sequence ATGACTATGGACTCAAAAGATAAGTCTTTCCCATTTATGAAATCGTTTATGTTTGCCTTGTCAGGGATTATGACGGCACTTCGAATGGAAAGAAATATGCGCATTCATTTTATGAGTTCATTCATTGTGCTAGTCGTTTCCTTTTACTTTTCGATTACAAAAATGGAATGGCTTTTCATCCTTTTTGCCATTGGAGGGATGTTTGCCTTGGAATTATTGAATTCCGCTGTCGAGCGAGTGGTGGACCTTGTTACCGCTGAGTACCATCCATTGGCAAAACAAGCAAAGGATTTGGCGGCAGGGGCTGTCTTAGTCTATGCGGCTCTCTCAGCTGTAATCGGGATGATCATCTTTTTACCATATGTTGTTAGACTTTTGTAA
- the ybeY gene encoding rRNA maturation RNase YbeY, giving the protein MLEVERIIHFAAKKQQIEEHSEVSIIFVSNERIHEINRDYRDKDMPTDVISFAMEELGEGEMELTGVEQPRVLGDIIISIPRTKEQAEEYGHSFQRELGFLAVHGFLHLLGYDHMTEEEEKVMFRLQKEILDDYGLKR; this is encoded by the coding sequence ATGCTTGAAGTTGAAAGAATAATTCACTTTGCCGCAAAAAAACAGCAGATTGAAGAACACAGCGAGGTTTCAATCATATTTGTTTCGAATGAGAGAATCCATGAAATTAACCGAGACTATCGCGATAAGGACATGCCTACTGACGTTATCTCTTTTGCGATGGAGGAGCTCGGTGAAGGAGAAATGGAACTAACTGGTGTAGAGCAGCCCAGAGTCTTAGGGGATATTATTATATCAATACCAAGGACAAAAGAACAGGCTGAGGAGTATGGCCATTCTTTTCAAAGAGAACTTGGATTCCTGGCAGTACATGGATTCCTTCACCTATTAGGTTATGACCATATGACGGAGGAAGAGGAAAAGGTAATGTTCAGATTGCAAAAGGAAATTTTAGATGACTATGGACTCAAAAGATAA
- a CDS encoding HD family phosphohydrolase: MDKLQQHFIRIRKLLDITFFRILFFLVLGIVLFAAMYSNVKPEKLDLSLFSVAEKTIRSPGTVEDRKSTENKRKEAVNQVQPVYSLKNEYTQNRVDLITSIFQSAVEVNDEIKEEMKKQEELAAVDTPEKGEPSVSDKVTRLKAKLTAGVSKDLSDQVFSALVQASNDELSIAKDLTVTAINNVMTKRISTDDVENAKKRVEEELKYTALSDSLRLASINLGRYAVIQNEFYDPAATEELRQQAAESVEPVKILQGQIIVEEGKLINQDIYQQLKLVGLLNNDKSFKPSIGLVALITIFLSAIYYYFYQMKSLPEKRQTSLLLFGIIFILSLIIIKIISMLQIFNFAGIGYIFPAAMGGMLLKILIDEKLAFLTSIIMAVCGSILFNEGVTGTLNFSQGIYILFSSLAAILFLNTQNHRTKILQAGTFAAIVNLLTIGVLLFLPNGQFSGIEYGYYFITALVSGIGSAVLTIGLLPFFEASFGILSTMRLIELSNPNHPLLRKILMEAPGTYHHSVMVANLAESACEAIGANGLLARVGSYYHDIGKTKRPNFFIENQMHLENPHDRLPPDKSGSIIIAHVTDGSAILKKYHMPKEIIDIAEQHHGTTLLKFFYHKALQNNADIREEEFRYPGPKAQTKESAVIGIADSVEAAVRSLSQPTPELIETLVKKIVADRLQDGQLNECDITMKEIETVSHTLCETLKGIFHSRIEYPELTKTKKVKQA; encoded by the coding sequence TTGGATAAACTACAGCAGCACTTCATTCGGATACGAAAGTTACTCGATATTACTTTTTTTCGAATCCTATTCTTTCTTGTACTAGGAATTGTTCTTTTTGCTGCTATGTACAGTAATGTTAAGCCGGAAAAGCTGGATTTAAGCCTGTTTTCTGTCGCTGAAAAAACGATTCGATCTCCGGGGACAGTCGAAGATAGAAAAAGTACAGAAAATAAGCGAAAAGAGGCTGTTAATCAGGTGCAGCCTGTTTATTCTTTGAAAAATGAGTACACCCAAAATCGAGTCGATTTGATTACTTCCATTTTTCAATCGGCGGTAGAAGTAAATGATGAAATAAAAGAGGAAATGAAGAAGCAGGAAGAATTAGCAGCTGTGGATACACCGGAAAAGGGAGAACCGAGTGTATCAGATAAAGTGACAAGATTAAAAGCAAAATTGACAGCTGGTGTTTCAAAAGATCTCTCAGATCAAGTTTTTTCTGCGTTAGTCCAGGCAAGTAATGATGAATTGTCGATTGCAAAGGATTTGACCGTTACAGCAATTAATAATGTTATGACTAAAAGAATTTCAACTGATGATGTGGAAAATGCTAAGAAAAGGGTAGAGGAAGAATTAAAATACACTGCCTTAAGTGATAGTTTAAGATTGGCGTCCATCAATCTGGGAAGGTATGCTGTCATTCAAAATGAATTTTATGATCCCGCAGCGACAGAAGAGCTAAGGCAGCAGGCAGCTGAAAGTGTAGAACCTGTCAAAATCCTTCAAGGGCAAATTATCGTTGAAGAAGGGAAGTTAATCAATCAGGATATTTATCAACAATTAAAGCTGGTCGGCCTATTAAACAATGATAAATCGTTTAAACCCTCTATTGGATTAGTTGCGTTAATTACTATTTTCCTCTCGGCGATTTATTATTATTTTTATCAAATGAAATCCCTGCCGGAGAAACGGCAAACATCCTTGTTATTATTCGGGATTATTTTCATTCTCTCTCTCATCATTATCAAAATCATTAGCATGCTGCAAATATTTAATTTTGCCGGCATTGGGTATATTTTCCCAGCTGCCATGGGTGGTATGCTGTTAAAGATTTTAATTGATGAAAAGCTAGCGTTTCTAACGTCAATCATTATGGCGGTTTGTGGAAGTATTTTATTCAACGAAGGGGTCACGGGCACGCTTAATTTTTCCCAGGGGATTTATATCCTCTTTAGTTCCTTAGCAGCAATTTTATTCTTAAACACACAGAATCATCGGACAAAGATATTACAGGCCGGGACATTTGCTGCAATTGTCAATCTTTTGACGATAGGTGTGTTATTGTTTTTGCCAAACGGACAATTTTCCGGGATTGAATATGGGTACTATTTTATTACTGCCCTTGTATCGGGTATTGGATCTGCTGTACTAACGATTGGATTATTGCCTTTCTTCGAGGCAAGTTTTGGAATTCTTTCCACGATGAGGCTGATTGAACTTTCTAATCCCAACCATCCGCTTCTTAGAAAAATTTTAATGGAAGCGCCGGGAACCTATCATCATAGCGTCATGGTTGCTAATTTAGCGGAATCAGCCTGTGAGGCCATTGGGGCTAATGGACTGCTGGCTAGAGTAGGAAGTTATTACCACGATATTGGAAAAACTAAAAGACCTAATTTTTTTATCGAAAACCAAATGCATCTTGAAAATCCCCATGATCGACTGCCGCCTGATAAAAGTGGAAGTATCATTATTGCCCACGTTACTGACGGTTCGGCGATATTAAAGAAATATCATATGCCTAAAGAAATTATTGATATTGCCGAGCAGCATCACGGGACAACGTTACTAAAATTCTTTTACCATAAAGCACTTCAAAATAATGCTGATATAAGGGAAGAGGAGTTTCGTTATCCAGGTCCAAAGGCACAGACAAAGGAGTCTGCAGTGATTGGCATTGCTGATAGTGTGGAGGCCGCCGTCCGCTCATTATCACAGCCTACACCAGAACTCATTGAAACTCTTGTTAAGAAAATTGTCGCAGACCGGCTGCAGGATGGTCAATTAAATGAATGTGATATTACCATGAAAGAAATTGAAACGGTCTCACATACGCTATGTGAAACGTTAAAGGGGATCTTTCACTCAAGAATTGAGTACCCTGAACTGACAAAGACAAAGAAGGTGAAACAAGCATGA